Genomic segment of Candidatus Thermoplasmatota archaeon:
TCTCCTCGGCTGCAAAGGCTACGAACTTGATGGTGTTTGGGAAATGCTGGTCTGATAGGACAGTGGCGAGCTCCACAACAGCGGCTACGCCTGATGCGTCGTCATCGGCACCTGGTGCGGACAGGTTCGCCCCCGCGTCGTAGCTGTCAGCAAGCCTGTTTTCGCTATCGTAATGTGCACCGAACAGTAGCACTCCCTCGGAGTTGGACGTGCCAGGGAGAGTGGCAATCACATTCCTGACATGATGCGGCCCCACCAAGAACTCCTGGTATTCGACGTTGAGGCCAAGCTGAGCGAATCGTTCATGCACATATTCTGCTGAATCATTTGATGAGTCCAAATAGAACGCTCTGGAGCCGAACCCCTCAAGCTCCTGGATGGTCGCAATCATTCTCTTCCCGGAGACCCGGTCAACAATTTCCTGTCCTGAAGGTGAGACTTCCAACCCAGCGATCAAAGTCGGCACTACTGAAATAGTAACGAGTGACAAGACAGTCGAGACTGCCATCAGCTGACGTAGATTCCTAGGAGACACATGAGCCAACGGACCGATTCCAGGCATTCCAGGCTTGTCATCAGCAGCGAACAATATAAAGAGATTCGGCCATACATCGACCGTGTCCTTGGGAGATCACTTCCTGGCGGTCAGCCGGGTTCTTGGAAAGGACCCCGCGAGAGTGACTTTTGCCGAATATCGCGAACTGAAACACACATGGAGTTCTCGCAACGGCGACATCGAGTTCAAGATAAGCGATTACTTGGACGCCGCTCCCGAAGATGTTCAAAGGTCTCTCGCGTGGTATCTCCTCTGTCGCGCCCACGGGAGGAAGTGTCCCGATTGCGAGGAGCGACCTTACCTCGCGTATGTGAGGTCAAGGGAGCTCTGGAGCAACAAGCGGGGGATATATCTGAGTCGGGCAAAGAACCTGTCAATCGCCCCTCGGGGAGATGTGAGAGATCTCAAGAGTGTCTTCGAATACGTCAACTCGTACTACTTCTCCGGACGTCTTAAGGACCCTGATCTGGCATGGGTCGAAGAGTCTCCTTTGGTGCGTTTCGGTTTCTATTTTGAGCCATTGAACCTGCTGGCTGCGAACAAGGTCCTCGACGCTGAGCGGATACCCAGGTACGTGCTTGAGTTCGTGATGTACCACGAGCTTCTCCATCATGTTGACGCCGGAAACGGAAGGATGAGACGGCGGGTTCACCACACCAAAGAGTTCAGGCTCCAGGAGAGGGCTTTTTCGCACTATGAAGAGGCAGAGCACTGGCTTCGAAGAATCGTGTCTGAGACCAGAAGCGAGAAACGCAATGGCCTTGTCCCCCAGGCGTAACAGCGCGGTTCATGGCATGCCAAGGCACTCTCGCCGCTCTGACCCTCCTGGGGGTTGGTGTTGTGCGTCGCGTTGTCCCCTACACATGCTCCGGTTTCTCACCGATGTTCGTAGAGGGACCCATTTCCAACGCACTGTCGCCTGGTGTCGGAACACTGCATCACGTAGGATCAGCAGCATATTCTTCCAGGCGTGAGGCACTAGGTTCCAGCCTGGATATATCTCTTTCTGCCGAATGGACATGAAGCATCGGACAAAATGGCTCGGAGGTCGAGGAGCAGATGGAAAAGCTGATTTTGGGATACGGCGCTATGGGTTCACAACCATGCTTCCGAAAGATATTGAGAATGTAGTAGAAGAGTCGTCTAGGAAGCTGTTTCAGATATCGAAGCCGCCGGTTAGATACTACCTTTTGACGGATGTCATGGGCAGGAGCTTAGACGAGCAGCTTGTCCAAGAGACGCTCAAGGAGTGCAGAGAATACCCTTTGAGGAAGAGGTTGCTCGAGACCCTTCGCTCAGACGGGACCTGGCCGATATCCAAAACCAGAAAAGCAGAGGAGGATGCCGGCCCCGGTCCCCCAGTTGGATGGACATACATCACAATGCTCAGGAATCTCTTTGAACTCGGCGAGTACCGCACATCCAGCGATGAAGGATTTGTCTCGGAATCCCTCGAGAGAATACTGAGTTGGCAGACGAAAGAAGGATGCATATTGGGTCCTACCACGGATCTCTTCCCTCTTCCGCACTACAATGGATACGCGCTCCGAACATTGATGAACTTCGGCATGGAAGACGACCCCCGGGTCCAGAGACTCATCCGATGGATTTTCAAAACACAACGGTCAGACGGTGGCTGGACGATCCCGTATCTTGAGGACGTCAAGTATCTACCCCAATACAAGCAAATGCGGATGCCGGCATTCATGGACAAGATAAGGAGCGGTGAGGTACAAAGGCCGGATCCGGATTCATTCGAGGACATACCAAGCTGCATCTGGACGACATTGATGGTGGTACGAGGTATGTGCCAGAGCTATTCTCTGCCGGAACGCCCCGAGGTAAGACGCGGTTTTGACATAGTCCTGAACAACTTCTTCAAGAGAAACTATCATTCGACATTCCTAAGATCTGATAGGAACTGGACCAAGTTGAAGTATCCAACATACTCCGGGAGTGGACTGTGCGCCTTGGACCTACTCACGTGGGCGGGTTACGGTGCGGATGATCCCAGGATGGAGAAACCAATCAAGTGGCTGATGAGCGCACGCTCAAACGACGGGTTCTGGAGTCAATCCGATAGACCTCATCCGTACAAGGATCAGTGGATCACTGAGATCAGTCTCAGCGTGCTAAGCCGCTACGCGCAGTCCATTAGAGGGGTCCCCTTCGGGATGCGCGCAGAGCTTCTTCGGTCGCGCCGAGCTTGAGCTACATTCAGCTGGCTGTGGCCAATTCCTTTTTATATCCACAGGACATCCGAAAACATGATGGCCGCACTGATCGGCTGCTCTGGCTGGTCGTACGACGATTGGGTGGGGAGATTCTACCCGAGCGACCTTGCGAAGAAGAAGGGGGAGTGGTTGTCCTATTACTCCAGATTCTTCTCCACCGTTGAGATAAACTCCACCTTCTACAGGGCACCGAACGAGTTCATGGTCAAGTCCTGGGTCGAGCGAGGGAAGCAGAAACCAGGATTCGAGTTTTCAGTCAAGCTGCCCCAGATTGTGACCCACGAATCGATACTCAAATCGGACGGTGAGAAGGCGGCCGCGCAGGCCTCCAGCTTCGAGGACATATGTGTCAGACCACTTCACGAGGCGGGCCTTCTGGGCGGGGTATTGATTCAGCTGACGCCCTACTTCAGGTTCGAAGGGCGGGAGAGCCTGGGGAAATTGAGGGCGCTTTTCGACATGCTCGAAACGGATGTCTACGACTACGCTGTTGAATTCAGACACAGGAGCTGGCTGAATGAACGTGGCAACGAGCTGTCCGCAGATGCCCTGGAGACCCTGCAGGAGTACGGAGTGGCAAACACGATCGTCGATGGTCCTGGCTTCCCCGTCACGCGATCTTTGACGGCGAAGCACGCCTATATCAGATTCCACGGGCGGAACTACGACATCTGGTTCAAGGACGAGACCGAGGACGACTACAGGCTAAACAGATATGACTACCTCTATCCGCACGACCAGCTGGAATCGTGGAAGCCCAGAATACAGGAAATAGTCTCTAACTCCGAGACAGCTAGGATATATTTCAACAACCACGGCCGGGCCAAGGCGGTCAAGAACGCCTTTCAGGTGATGGACCTGCTCAGCGTCCCGCATGAGGAACGGGACATAGACATCCAAGACCAGATGACTCTCGGGAAATTCGGCGGGTCTTAGCTGGTCAGTTCGGCCTTGCTGGTGCCGTCTTCCTGTTCCTCGACCCTGATAACATAGTTCATCGAGTCCTTGATGTCCTCGATGTGCGTTATGAGGAATATCTGCCTGAACTGGGTGGAGAGCCGGGACAGGGCGATCATGACGCTCCTCTTCCTGTTCGGGTCCTGGGAACCGAATATCTCGTCGAGTATGAGGAAGTTGATCGGGGTGGCTCCGGTTCTGTCTGCGATTATCCTCGAGATGGCCAGTCTGAGGCTCAGGTTGGCCAGGTCCGATTCTCCACCTGAGAACCTGTCTATCGGATACGCGGTTCCTTGGTCGTCGATCTGCATCTCGTAGTTCTCGTCCAGTTCGACTCTCGTGTACTTCCCCTCAGTCATCGATTCAAGACCCTTGGAGGTCAGCTCCGAGAGCACGGGGGCGATTCTCCCGATCAGGTGATCCTTGAAGTTGACCACGACATCCTCGAGCAGCGCAAGCTCCTCCGCCGCCTTTCTGTCCTTCTCGATGGCCTTCTTGACCCGAGCGATCTCCTCGATATCTTTGCGCGCGCGCTCAAGTTCGGAATGCGCTTTCTCCTTGGAGCTACCAAGCTTCCGGACCAAATCCTTGATCGAACTTAGCTTTGCCGTTTTTTCATCAAGTTCCTTTATTGTTGAATCGTACTGGTTCTTCTTCGGTTCAAGTGTTGCGACGATGATCTTGAACTGCTCCTCCTCACCGAGCCCCTTGTTGATTGCGTTGCGGGCATCCTCAAGGTCGCGCGCGTAGTGTTCAGTCTGAGTCCTGAGGCTCTTGAGCTCTAGGTATTCATCGTGAACCTGCTTGAGCCTGACATGCTCCGCTCCGACCTTTGCGTGCTCCTCGTCCGAGAACTTGATTTCGCCGAGCTCGGAAAGAGTCTTCTTCCTCTGCGCCAGCCTGACCCTGACCTTTCCAAGCTCCGACTCCATTCCTTGAATCGCGGTCTCCAACTGATTCATCTTCTTGAGCTGCTGGTCTAGGTTTAGCCGCTTCTTCCCAAGAGCCTCTAGCTTGCTCGCCAAGTCTCTCTTCTCAGCTTCTAGTCCATTGATTGATGTCGAGGCTTCCGCGGCGGTTTTCTGAGCCTCTGAGGAGCTCTCCGCTAGCTTCCCTACGAGGAGGTCGTAGGCGTCCTCGAGCGTGCGCTCACAGGTCGGACATAAGCCTTGCTTGCCGGCCGCCCTAATCTCCTCAAGCTTCTTCTGGTCTTTGATTGACGCCTCTCGCCTCTCAGCCATCATCGCTCTCAGCTCGCCGATACGTCCCGAGAACTGAGCGGCCTGGGTCTGGCAGTCGGACTTGGCCTTCTCCACTTCGTCTATCTTGGACACGACATCTTGGAGGCTGCCGACCGTTGGCCTTGTCTTGGCGAGCTCTTCCAGCCGGCGGGCCTCCTCCTTCTCATCGGAGGCGATCTCCTGCTGTATCATCCGGGCCTTGTCGTTCTTGGCCTTCTCCCGGTCAAGGGCCTCCTTCTTCTGAGAGGTCTCCTTCCATCTCCGCTCCTCCTTCTCGAGCTCTGGCAATCTCTGGAGTCTCGCGTTCGTTTCAGCAATCCTGATGGAGATGCTCTTCTCCCTCTTCCTCATCTCTCCTATCTGCATCTGCTTTGCCTTCAGGTCGCTCGCAGATGAGTTGTACGCATCCACGTCCTTCTTGAGTTCGTCCCTTCGTTTCTTGACGGCCTCGAACTCGGCCGCTGCCAGCCTTTCCTTCTCTTCGGCTGTCATGAGCTCCTTGGACGCGGACTCGAAGATGTTGTCCAATTCCGGTATCCTCTCAGCCAACACCTTCTGCCGTTCTCTGCCGTCCTCGGTCATGAGAGTCTTCTCTGCGCCCTCGATTCTCGAGAGCGCGTCCTTCCTGTCCGCGCGGACCTCGGTTAAGACTGAATCGACTCCATCGATCCTCAGCATCCTAAGGACCACCTTCTTCCTCTCACCAGCTGCCACGTTCTGGAGGGCGTTGAGCTCCTTCTGTCTGGCGAAGACGGATGTGAAGAACGACTTGTGGTCCATGCCGATCAACTTCTCGACCATGTTCCGGACCGGTTTGTCACCCTCGGCAAGTCGCTTCTCCTGGCTCCAGAGTTCCGCCCGCATCGTAAGGCTCTTCCCGCCCATCTCGCGGACGATCCTGTATTCCTGTCCTCCGAGTTCGAACTCGAGCAAGGCTGAGCAGGTGTCGCTTTTGCCCGCTCCTGATCTCCGCACGCTCTCTCTGGAGGTTCTGACGACTTCATCCACATTGCCGAAGAGTGCCCATGCGA
This window contains:
- a CDS encoding M20/M25/M40 family metallo-hydrolase, which codes for MPGIGPLAHVSPRNLRQLMAVSTVLSLVTISVVPTLIAGLEVSPSGQEIVDRVSGKRMIATIQELEGFGSRAFYLDSSNDSAEYVHERFAQLGLNVEYQEFLVGPHHVRNVIATLPGTSNSEGVLLFGAHYDSENRLADSYDAGANLSAPGADDDASGVAAVVELATVLSDQHFPNTIKFVAFAAEEMGYDDSGGLKGSSHFVERERNRGVVYSGSAIIDMIGYRGANGNHVVAVVNSNEGPLPKATLDSVSRHGLELQLDIKLNTSVTWSDHYPFWIAGYPSMLLIEELGGPREFPVNPYYHSSDDTSDKLSESQMENTTMALVGGVLQVTQALPREDFGWWIELGLVVLGAIIITGIYIRRRKAGQE
- a CDS encoding DUF72 domain-containing protein, which codes for MMAALIGCSGWSYDDWVGRFYPSDLAKKKGEWLSYYSRFFSTVEINSTFYRAPNEFMVKSWVERGKQKPGFEFSVKLPQIVTHESILKSDGEKAAAQASSFEDICVRPLHEAGLLGGVLIQLTPYFRFEGRESLGKLRALFDMLETDVYDYAVEFRHRSWLNERGNELSADALETLQEYGVANTIVDGPGFPVTRSLTAKHAYIRFHGRNYDIWFKDETEDDYRLNRYDYLYPHDQLESWKPRIQEIVSNSETARIYFNNHGRAKAVKNAFQVMDLLSVPHEERDIDIQDQMTLGKFGGS
- a CDS encoding SMC family ATPase, which produces MRISYFELKNYRRFKELKLQFPDGIVGILGLNGVGKTTVIEAIAWALFGNVDEVVRTSRESVRRSGAGKSDTCSALLEFELGGQEYRIVREMGGKSLTMRAELWSQEKRLAEGDKPVRNMVEKLIGMDHKSFFTSVFARQKELNALQNVAAGERKKVVLRMLRIDGVDSVLTEVRADRKDALSRIEGAEKTLMTEDGRERQKVLAERIPELDNIFESASKELMTAEEKERLAAAEFEAVKKRRDELKKDVDAYNSSASDLKAKQMQIGEMRKREKSISIRIAETNARLQRLPELEKEERRWKETSQKKEALDREKAKNDKARMIQQEIASDEKEEARRLEELAKTRPTVGSLQDVVSKIDEVEKAKSDCQTQAAQFSGRIGELRAMMAERREASIKDQKKLEEIRAAGKQGLCPTCERTLEDAYDLLVGKLAESSSEAQKTAAEASTSINGLEAEKRDLASKLEALGKKRLNLDQQLKKMNQLETAIQGMESELGKVRVRLAQRKKTLSELGEIKFSDEEHAKVGAEHVRLKQVHDEYLELKSLRTQTEHYARDLEDARNAINKGLGEEEQFKIIVATLEPKKNQYDSTIKELDEKTAKLSSIKDLVRKLGSSKEKAHSELERARKDIEEIARVKKAIEKDRKAAEELALLEDVVVNFKDHLIGRIAPVLSELTSKGLESMTEGKYTRVELDENYEMQIDDQGTAYPIDRFSGGESDLANLSLRLAISRIIADRTGATPINFLILDEIFGSQDPNRKRSVMIALSRLSTQFRQIFLITHIEDIKDSMNYVIRVEEQEDGTSKAELTS